The following coding sequences lie in one Musa acuminata AAA Group cultivar baxijiao chromosome BXJ1-8, Cavendish_Baxijiao_AAA, whole genome shotgun sequence genomic window:
- the LOC103996346 gene encoding ranBP2-type zinc finger protein At1g67325 isoform X1 yields the protein MSQVDNRSSSAGKRARTDGGRREDDWTCPSCGNVNFSFRTTCNMRNCAQSRPADHNGKSAPKPMQAPPPYSSAAGYMGYGTPSSMYLRAPPYGSSFFNGPALPPYDIPFSGGSAYHYEYGSRLSIGSPYGPFHMSGPPPYSSGSMMGTGGMYGMPPMVDRYGLGMPMDHGAMGARSGAYSDESSQNKNTGEGRENDWTCPNCGNNNFSFRTVCNMRKCNTPRPGSQGSKSENSKSSKPKMPEGSWKCEKCNNINYPFRTKCNRQNCGAEKPSHSISHGLTSSEDDQVQL from the exons ATGTCTCAG GTGGATAATCGAAGCTCATCTGCTGGCAAGCGGGCCAGAACTGATG GTGGCCGCCGAGAAGATGATTGGACATGCCCTAGCTGCGGAAATGTTAATTTCTCATTCAGAACCACATGCAATATGCGGAACTGTGCTCAGTCAAGGCCTGCAGATCATAATGGA AAGTCTGCACCGAAGCCTATGCAAGCTCCACCCCCTTACTCCTCTGCAGCTGGCTATATGGGTTATGGTACTCCATCTTCAATGTATCTTCGTGCTCCACCATACGGGTCTTCCTTTTTTAATGGTCCAGCACTGCCTCCTTATGATATACCTTTCTCTGGAGGCTCTGCTTATCATTATGAGTATGGCAGTCGCCTTTCTATTGGGAGTCCATATGGACCATTCCATATGTCTGGACCTCCACCTTATTCTAGTGGATCTATGATGGGAACAG gTGGTATGTATGGTATGCCTCCTATGGTGGATAGATATGGCTTGGGTATGCCTATGGATCATGGTGCAATG GGAGCCAGGTCTGGAGCATATTCTGATGAAAGTTCTCAAAACAAGAACACAG GTGAAGGACGTGAGAATGATTGGACATGCCCTAATTGTGGCAACAATAATTTCTCTTTTCGAACTGTTTGTAACATGAGGAAGTGCAACACTCCAAGACCTGGAAGCCAG GGCTCAAAATCAGAGAATTCAAAAAGTTCCA AACCAAAAATGCCAGAGGGCAGCTGGAAGTGCGAAAAGTGTAACAACATAAATTATCCGTTCCGTACCAAGTGTAACCGGCAGAACTGTGGTGCAGAAAAACCATCTCACTCAATATCTCATGGGTTGACATCCAGTGAGGATGATCAG GTCCAGTTGTGA
- the LOC103996346 gene encoding ranBP2-type zinc finger protein At1g67325 isoform X2: MSQVDNRSSSAGKRARTDGGRREDDWTCPSCGNVNFSFRTTCNMRNCAQSRPADHNGKSAPKPMQAPPPYSSAAGYMGYGTPSSMYLRAPPYGSSFFNGPALPPYDIPFSGGSAYHYEYGSRLSIGSPYGPFHMSGPPPYSSGSMMGTGGMYGMPPMVDRYGLGMPMDHGAMGARSGAYSDESSQNKNTGEGRENDWTCPNCGNNNFSFRTVCNMRKCNTPRPGSQGSKSENSKSSKPKMPEGSWKCEKCNNINYPFRTKCNRQNCGAEKPSHSISHGLTSSEDDQ; encoded by the exons ATGTCTCAG GTGGATAATCGAAGCTCATCTGCTGGCAAGCGGGCCAGAACTGATG GTGGCCGCCGAGAAGATGATTGGACATGCCCTAGCTGCGGAAATGTTAATTTCTCATTCAGAACCACATGCAATATGCGGAACTGTGCTCAGTCAAGGCCTGCAGATCATAATGGA AAGTCTGCACCGAAGCCTATGCAAGCTCCACCCCCTTACTCCTCTGCAGCTGGCTATATGGGTTATGGTACTCCATCTTCAATGTATCTTCGTGCTCCACCATACGGGTCTTCCTTTTTTAATGGTCCAGCACTGCCTCCTTATGATATACCTTTCTCTGGAGGCTCTGCTTATCATTATGAGTATGGCAGTCGCCTTTCTATTGGGAGTCCATATGGACCATTCCATATGTCTGGACCTCCACCTTATTCTAGTGGATCTATGATGGGAACAG gTGGTATGTATGGTATGCCTCCTATGGTGGATAGATATGGCTTGGGTATGCCTATGGATCATGGTGCAATG GGAGCCAGGTCTGGAGCATATTCTGATGAAAGTTCTCAAAACAAGAACACAG GTGAAGGACGTGAGAATGATTGGACATGCCCTAATTGTGGCAACAATAATTTCTCTTTTCGAACTGTTTGTAACATGAGGAAGTGCAACACTCCAAGACCTGGAAGCCAG GGCTCAAAATCAGAGAATTCAAAAAGTTCCA AACCAAAAATGCCAGAGGGCAGCTGGAAGTGCGAAAAGTGTAACAACATAAATTATCCGTTCCGTACCAAGTGTAACCGGCAGAACTGTGGTGCAGAAAAACCATCTCACTCAATATCTCATGGGTTGACATCCAGTGAGGATGATCAG TGA
- the LOC135588221 gene encoding molybdopterin synthase catalytic subunit-like, whose amino-acid sequence MAEEEKVEAEEKDLIEILEPSSGPIDLARYVDYVRDPAAGAIATFEGTTRDTFEGKRVVELRYEAYVPMAARRLAAVCAEARAAWPVLRVAVAHRLGTVGVGEASVFVAASAVHRAEAMEACRYVIDEVKASVPIWKKEVYDNGEVWKENREFLERREAAVGPVPERKKAACCCGSKVRVDEAATDGKISAV is encoded by the coding sequence ATGGCAGAGGAGGAGAAGGTAGAGGCGGAGGAGAAGGACCTCATCGAGATCCTGGAGCCGTCTTCCGGCCCGATCGACCTGGCCAGGTACGTTGACTACGTGCGCGACCCGGCGGCGGGGGCCATCGCCACCTTCGAGGGCACGACGCGCGACACCTTCGAGGGGAAGCGCGTGGTGGAGCTCCGGTACGAGGCGTACGTGCCGATGGCGGCGCGGCGGCTGGCGGCCGTGTGCGCGGAGGCCCGCGCGGCCTGGCCGGTCCTCCGCGTGGCGGTGGCGCACCGCCTGGGTACGGTGGGCGTGGGGGAGGCGAGCGTGTTCGTGGCGGCGTCAGCGGTGCACCGGGCGGAGGCGATGGAGGCGTGCCGCTACGTCATCGACGAGGTGAAGGCGTCGGTGCCGATATGGAAGAAGGAGGTGTACGACAACGGGGAGGTGTGGAAGGAGAACCGGGAGTTCTTGGAGAGGAGGGAGGCGGCCGTCGGCCCGGTCCCGGAGCGGAAGAAGGCGGCGTGCTGCTGCGGGAGCAAGGTGAGGGTGGATGAGGCAGCAAcggatggcaagatatcagccgtTTGA